The following are from one region of the Stenotrophomonas lactitubi genome:
- the rimI gene encoding ribosomal protein S18-alanine N-acetyltransferase: MSAVSQPGPVAMRALRESDLNAVMAIEVRGYPYPWTRGIFLDCLRAGYPGLAMERDGLLIGYGVLSLAADEAHVLNICIDPLVQSRGLGRQLLRALVRLAADRGAQRVFLEVRPSNTPALALYHSEGFNEIGRRPRYYPAAQGREDALVMAIELVDGELETMPPL, from the coding sequence ATGAGTGCAGTCAGCCAGCCCGGGCCGGTGGCGATGCGCGCGCTGCGTGAGAGCGATCTCAATGCGGTGATGGCCATCGAAGTGCGTGGCTACCCCTATCCGTGGACCCGCGGCATTTTCCTGGATTGCCTGCGTGCCGGTTATCCCGGCCTGGCGATGGAGCGCGATGGCCTGTTGATCGGCTATGGCGTGCTCAGCCTCGCTGCCGATGAAGCGCATGTGCTGAACATCTGCATCGATCCGCTGGTGCAGTCGCGTGGGCTCGGCCGCCAGCTGCTGCGTGCGCTGGTCCGTCTGGCCGCTGATCGAGGCGCGCAGCGGGTGTTCCTGGAAGTGCGTCCGTCCAATACGCCAGCCCTGGCGCTGTATCACAGCGAAGGCTTCAACGAGATCGGCCGGCGCCCTCGCTACTACCCTGCCGCGCAGGGGCGCGAAGATGCGCTGGTGATGGCGATCGAACTGGTGGACGGCGAGCTGGAGACAATGCCGCCGCTGTAG
- a CDS encoding EamA family transporter — MPLSLFLLVLAAAALHASWNAIVKRGPDKFLGTVLVTGSAALLSALVLPWLPFPAAESWPWLIASVLLQVTYYALVARCYQQVDMSLAYPMMRGCAPILVALAGAALGERLPPSAWLGVILVSGGILCMARGARSGQLRLPLLTAAMIATYTLVDAQGARLSGNALSYTLWLFLLSGIPLPLWALHRQRGKLLAYARQHWPLGVAGGIGTTASYAMALWAMTQVPVAMVSALRESSILFALLISVFLLRERVPRARWLAAALIVAGVLALRLA, encoded by the coding sequence ATGCCGCTTTCCCTCTTCCTGCTGGTCCTCGCTGCCGCTGCACTGCACGCCAGCTGGAACGCGATCGTCAAACGCGGGCCGGACAAGTTTCTCGGCACGGTGCTGGTCACCGGCAGCGCCGCGCTGTTGTCTGCGCTCGTCTTGCCGTGGCTGCCCTTCCCCGCCGCGGAAAGCTGGCCGTGGCTGATCGCATCGGTGCTGCTGCAGGTGACGTACTACGCGTTGGTCGCACGCTGCTACCAGCAGGTCGACATGAGCCTGGCGTATCCGATGATGCGCGGCTGCGCGCCGATCCTGGTTGCGTTGGCCGGCGCCGCGCTCGGCGAACGCCTGCCGCCGTCGGCCTGGCTCGGCGTCATTCTGGTGAGTGGCGGCATCCTGTGCATGGCCCGCGGCGCACGCAGCGGCCAGCTGCGGCTGCCGTTGCTGACCGCCGCGATGATCGCCACCTACACGCTGGTCGATGCGCAGGGCGCACGGCTGTCCGGCAATGCGCTGAGCTACACGTTGTGGCTGTTCCTGCTGTCGGGCATTCCGTTGCCGCTGTGGGCGCTGCATCGGCAGCGCGGCAAGTTGCTGGCGTATGCGCGCCAGCACTGGCCGCTGGGCGTGGCCGGCGGCATCGGCACCACCGCATCGTATGCGATGGCGCTGTGGGCGATGACCCAGGTGCCGGTGGCCATGGTGTCGGCGCTGCGCGAATCGTCGATCCTGTTCGCGCTGCTGATCTCGGTGTTCCTGCTGCGCGAGCGGGTGCCGCGCGCGCGTTGGCTGGCGGCGGCGTTGATCGTGGCCGGCGTGTTGGCCCTGCGGCTGGCGTAA
- a CDS encoding valine--tRNA ligase, translating to MTQLASSYDPKSFETDLYEAWEKAGHFKPSGKGEPYTILLPPPNVTGTLHMGHAFQQTLMDALVRYHRMRGYDTLWQVGTDHAGIATEMVVSRNLALEGNGETRDSLGREGFIGKVWEWKQQSGDIIERQMRRLGTSADWSRSTFTMDPQPSEAVIEAFVRWHEQGLIYRGQRLVNWDPVLKTAISDLEVESAEEDGFLWSIAYQLDEGLSYEHVERDADGVETLRETRDYLVVATTRPETLLGDTAVMVHPEDERYLHLIGKSVVLPLTGRRVPVIADDYVDRAFGTGVVKVTPAHDFNDYQVGVRHSLPMINLFTPVAAINDNAPERFQGLDRYDARKAVLGELEDLGILVETKAHKLQVPRGDRTGQVIEPYLTDQWFVKMDELARRGLELVEDGSIAFVPPNWINTYRHWMNNIQDWCISRQLWWGHRIPAWFDAATGNCYVGRSEEEVRAKNNLGSDVVLSQESDVLETWFSSQLWPFSTLGWPNEQAMAERGFDRYLPSSVLITGFDIIFFWVARMIMATDNLTGKVPFKDVYFTGLIRDGQGQKMSKSKGNVLDPLDIIDGITIDDLVAKRTGGLMQPRMVEKIEKATRKEFPDGIAAHGADALRFTIAALATHGRDIKFDMNRAEGYKNFCNKLWNASRFTLMNTEGAAFTGVPTPRTDAERWILSRLAATTAEAQGHFAAYRFDLLAQCLYEFAWNEFCDWFLELSKPALNGADAADADSTRHTLLYVLEALLRLLHPLTPFITEQLWQQLAPRLGLAETTLSLRPYPTAAEFEGDHAQAEADVEWLKAVISAVRRVRSELNVAPSKLVPLRLLAGLEQDRVRIERFSASLAFLLKLDSIQWLADAQSAPPAAAAIVGELKLLVPLEGLVDLDAERARLDKEIKRVEGEQEKSETKLAKFSDKVPPAVIEQERVRLVDWNNQLAGLREQRAKL from the coding sequence ATGACCCAACTCGCCTCCAGCTACGACCCGAAGTCCTTCGAGACCGACCTCTACGAGGCCTGGGAGAAGGCCGGCCATTTCAAGCCGTCCGGCAAGGGCGAGCCGTACACCATCCTGCTGCCGCCGCCGAACGTGACCGGCACCCTGCACATGGGCCATGCTTTCCAGCAGACGCTGATGGATGCGCTGGTGCGCTACCACCGCATGCGCGGCTACGACACGCTGTGGCAGGTCGGTACCGACCACGCCGGCATCGCCACCGAGATGGTGGTCAGCCGCAACCTGGCGCTGGAAGGCAACGGCGAGACCCGCGATTCGCTGGGCCGCGAGGGCTTCATCGGCAAGGTGTGGGAGTGGAAGCAGCAGTCCGGCGACATCATCGAACGGCAGATGCGCCGCCTCGGCACCTCGGCCGACTGGTCGCGCAGCACCTTCACCATGGACCCGCAGCCGTCCGAAGCGGTGATCGAAGCCTTCGTGCGCTGGCACGAACAGGGCCTGATCTACCGCGGCCAGCGCCTGGTCAACTGGGACCCGGTGCTGAAGACCGCGATCTCGGACCTGGAAGTGGAAAGCGCCGAGGAAGACGGTTTCCTGTGGTCGATCGCCTACCAGCTGGATGAAGGCCTGAGCTACGAGCACGTCGAGCGCGATGCCGACGGCGTCGAGACGCTGCGCGAAACCCGCGATTACCTGGTGGTCGCCACCACCCGCCCGGAAACCCTGCTGGGTGACACCGCGGTGATGGTGCATCCCGAAGACGAGCGCTACCTGCACCTGATCGGCAAGAGCGTGGTGCTGCCGCTGACCGGCCGCCGCGTGCCGGTGATCGCCGACGACTACGTCGACCGTGCGTTCGGCACCGGCGTGGTCAAGGTCACCCCGGCGCATGACTTCAACGACTACCAGGTGGGCGTGCGCCACAGCCTGCCGATGATCAACCTGTTCACCCCGGTGGCCGCGATCAACGACAACGCGCCGGAACGTTTCCAGGGGCTGGACCGTTACGACGCGCGCAAGGCCGTGCTGGGTGAACTGGAAGACCTCGGCATCCTGGTCGAGACCAAGGCGCACAAGCTACAGGTGCCGCGCGGCGACCGTACCGGCCAGGTGATCGAGCCGTACCTGACCGATCAGTGGTTCGTGAAAATGGACGAACTGGCGCGTCGTGGTCTGGAGCTGGTCGAGGACGGGTCAATCGCCTTCGTGCCGCCGAACTGGATCAACACCTACCGCCACTGGATGAACAACATCCAGGATTGGTGCATCAGCCGCCAGCTGTGGTGGGGCCACCGCATTCCGGCGTGGTTCGATGCCGCCACCGGCAACTGCTACGTCGGCCGCAGCGAAGAGGAAGTGCGGGCGAAGAACAATCTCGGCAGCGACGTCGTGCTGAGCCAGGAAAGCGACGTGCTGGAGACCTGGTTCTCCTCGCAGCTGTGGCCGTTCTCCACCCTGGGCTGGCCGAACGAGCAGGCGATGGCCGAGCGCGGTTTCGACCGCTACCTGCCGTCGTCGGTGCTGATCACTGGCTTCGACATCATCTTCTTCTGGGTGGCGCGCATGATCATGGCCACCGACAACCTGACCGGAAAGGTCCCGTTCAAGGACGTCTACTTCACCGGCCTGATCCGCGATGGCCAGGGCCAGAAGATGTCCAAGAGCAAGGGCAACGTGCTCGACCCGCTGGACATCATCGACGGCATCACCATCGATGACCTGGTGGCCAAGCGCACCGGCGGGCTGATGCAGCCGCGCATGGTGGAGAAGATCGAGAAGGCCACGCGCAAGGAGTTCCCGGACGGCATCGCCGCCCATGGTGCCGATGCGCTGCGTTTCACCATCGCCGCACTTGCCACCCATGGCCGCGACATCAAGTTCGACATGAACCGCGCCGAGGGCTACAAGAATTTCTGCAACAAGCTGTGGAACGCCAGCCGCTTCACCCTGATGAACACCGAAGGTGCGGCGTTCACTGGCGTGCCGACGCCGCGTACCGATGCCGAGCGCTGGATCCTCTCGCGCCTGGCCGCTACCACCGCCGAAGCGCAGGGCCATTTCGCCGCCTATCGCTTCGACCTGTTGGCGCAGTGCCTGTACGAATTCGCCTGGAACGAGTTCTGCGACTGGTTCCTGGAGCTGAGCAAGCCGGCGTTGAATGGCGCCGATGCTGCCGACGCTGACAGCACCCGCCACACCCTGTTGTATGTGCTGGAAGCGCTGCTGCGCCTGCTGCACCCGCTGACCCCGTTCATCACCGAACAGCTGTGGCAGCAGCTGGCCCCGCGCCTGGGCCTGGCCGAAACCACGCTGTCGCTGCGTCCGTACCCGACCGCCGCCGAGTTCGAGGGCGATCATGCACAGGCCGAGGCCGACGTTGAATGGTTGAAGGCGGTGATCAGTGCCGTGCGCCGCGTGCGCAGCGAACTGAACGTCGCCCCGTCCAAGCTGGTACCGCTGCGCCTGCTGGCCGGCCTGGAACAGGACCGCGTGCGCATCGAGCGCTTCAGTGCCTCGCTGGCTTTCCTGCTGAAGCTGGACAGCATCCAGTGGCTGGCCGACGCACAGAGTGCGCCGCCGGCAGCCGCCGCGATCGTCGGTGAGCTGAAGCTGCTGGTACCGCTGGAAGGCCTGGTTGATCTCGATGCCGAGCGCGCGCGCCTGGACAAGGAGATCAAGCGCGTGGAAGGCGAGCAGGAGAAGAGCGAGACCAAGCTGGCCAAGTTCTCCGACAAGGTTCCGCCAGCGGTGATCGAGCAGGAACGCGTGCGCCTGGTCGACTGGAACAACCAGCTGGCTGGCCTGCGCGAGCAGCGCGCGAAGCTGTAA
- a CDS encoding YqaE/Pmp3 family membrane protein — MRLLIALILPWLSFFTIGRPFAGIVCLILQITLIGWLPAAIWAAYSVSQYHTDQKIRRTLGSR; from the coding sequence ATGCGCCTGCTGATCGCCCTGATTCTTCCCTGGCTGTCCTTTTTCACCATCGGCCGGCCGTTTGCCGGCATCGTCTGCCTGATCCTGCAGATCACCCTGATCGGCTGGCTGCCTGCGGCGATCTGGGCTGCCTATTCGGTCAGCCAGTACCACACCGACCAGAAGATCCGGCGCACCCTCGGGTCGCGCTGA
- a CDS encoding DNA polymerase III subunit chi, which translates to MPRADFYLIAKPRFLTEPLRLVCELARKANDAGLFTLVLARDQAQAEELDELLWSFDDDAYIPHQIVGEDVDEEEALVLIAPPGGEAPVRPLVINLRDEPWLGQCERVLEVVPADPEAREPLRERWRQYKTAGYDLNKHDM; encoded by the coding sequence ATGCCCCGCGCCGACTTCTACCTGATCGCCAAGCCCCGCTTCCTGACCGAGCCGTTGCGCCTGGTCTGCGAACTGGCGCGCAAGGCCAACGACGCCGGGTTGTTCACCCTGGTGCTGGCCCGCGACCAGGCCCAGGCCGAAGAACTGGACGAACTTCTCTGGTCGTTCGACGACGATGCCTACATTCCGCACCAGATCGTGGGTGAGGACGTGGACGAGGAAGAAGCGCTGGTACTGATCGCCCCGCCCGGTGGCGAGGCGCCCGTGCGGCCGCTGGTGATCAACCTGCGCGACGAACCCTGGCTTGGCCAGTGCGAGCGCGTGCTGGAAGTGGTGCCGGCCGATCCGGAAGCGCGCGAACCGCTGCGCGAGCGCTGGCGCCAGTACAAGACCGCCGGTTACGACCTGAACAAGCACGACATGTAA
- a CDS encoding leucyl aminopeptidase: MALEFTLNHLAAASAAVDCLVVGAYADHTLTASAQALDAASGGRLAALAQRGDLSGKTGATTLLHDLPGVTAPRVLVVGLGDAARFGVPQYLKAVGDAVRALKAGAARSALFTLSEVAVKDRDAAWAIRQAVIAADHAAYRYTATLGKKKADDAGLAQLAIAGEDAQALAQGQAIAAGVEFARELGNLPPNYCTPAYLAEVGVKFAGEHDGAEAEILDETQMEALGMGSLLAVARGSANRPRLVVLKWSNGGDAKPYVLVGKGITFDTGGVNLKTQGGIEEMKYDMCGGANVIGTFVAAVKAKLPLNLVVVVPAVENAIDGNAYRPSDVITSMSGKTIEVGNTDAEGRLILCDALTYAQRFEPQALVDVATLTGACMVALGHQTAGLMSKHDDLANELLAAGEQVFDRAWRLPLWDEYQPMLDSSFADVYNIGGRWAGAITAGCFLSRFAEGQRWAHLDIAGVASDEGKRGMATGRPVGLLSQWLLDQVARA, encoded by the coding sequence ATGGCTCTCGAATTCACCCTGAACCACCTCGCTGCGGCTTCGGCCGCCGTTGACTGCCTCGTCGTCGGCGCCTATGCCGACCATACCCTGACTGCGTCCGCGCAGGCACTGGATGCTGCAAGCGGTGGCCGCCTGGCGGCCCTGGCCCAGCGCGGCGACCTGTCCGGCAAGACCGGCGCCACCACCCTGCTGCACGACCTGCCGGGCGTGACCGCCCCGCGCGTGCTGGTGGTCGGCCTCGGCGATGCCGCCCGCTTCGGCGTGCCGCAGTACCTGAAGGCAGTCGGTGATGCCGTGCGCGCGCTGAAGGCCGGCGCTGCCCGCAGCGCACTGTTCACCCTGTCCGAGGTGGCGGTGAAGGACCGCGACGCGGCCTGGGCGATCCGCCAGGCAGTGATTGCCGCCGACCACGCGGCCTACCGCTACACCGCCACCCTGGGCAAGAAGAAGGCCGACGATGCCGGCCTGGCCCAGCTGGCCATCGCCGGTGAGGATGCGCAGGCCCTGGCCCAGGGCCAGGCCATCGCTGCCGGTGTCGAGTTTGCCCGCGAGCTGGGCAACCTGCCGCCGAACTACTGCACCCCGGCCTATCTGGCTGAAGTGGGCGTGAAATTCGCCGGCGAGCATGACGGTGCCGAAGCCGAGATCCTCGACGAGACCCAGATGGAAGCGCTGGGCATGGGCTCGCTGCTGGCCGTGGCCCGTGGCTCGGCCAACCGCCCGCGCCTGGTGGTGCTGAAGTGGAGCAATGGCGGCGACGCCAAGCCCTACGTGCTGGTCGGCAAGGGCATCACCTTCGATACCGGCGGCGTCAACCTGAAGACCCAGGGCGGCATCGAAGAGATGAAGTACGACATGTGCGGTGGCGCCAACGTCATCGGCACCTTCGTCGCTGCGGTCAAGGCCAAGCTGCCGTTGAACCTGGTGGTGGTGGTGCCGGCGGTGGAAAACGCCATCGACGGCAATGCCTACCGCCCGTCCGACGTCATCACCTCGATGTCGGGCAAGACCATCGAAGTCGGCAACACCGACGCCGAGGGCCGCCTGATCCTGTGCGACGCCCTGACCTACGCGCAGCGCTTCGAGCCGCAGGCGCTGGTCGACGTGGCCACCCTGACCGGTGCCTGCATGGTCGCCCTCGGCCACCAGACCGCGGGCCTGATGAGCAAGCACGACGACCTGGCCAACGAGCTGCTGGCCGCCGGCGAGCAGGTCTTCGACCGCGCCTGGCGCCTGCCGCTGTGGGACGAGTACCAGCCGATGCTGGATTCCAGCTTCGCCGACGTCTACAACATCGGCGGCCGCTGGGCCGGTGCCATCACCGCCGGCTGCTTCCTGTCGCGCTTCGCCGAAGGCCAGCGCTGGGCCCACCTGGACATCGCCGGCGTGGCCAGCGATGAAGGCAAGCGCGGCATGGCCACCGGCCGTCCGGTCGGCCTGCTGAGCCAGTGGCTGCTGGACCAGGTCGCCCGCGCCTGA
- the lptF gene encoding LPS export ABC transporter permease LptF, whose amino-acid sequence MLKLDRYLLGDFVQSFLATLIVLLVVSVGGVLVDILGNIADGRLPAKLLFSQLGLQFIVYMPLILPLALMLGLLLAIARLYRDSEMAVITAIGVGPKRLLKPLLLLVLPVIAVVGACSLWLGPWAQRTAEQMIQDANRSVLMAGLEPGRFTPLPNGGVVYVASISPDGSQLGRVFLQRQKEDRLEVVSAASGRMYFEGARQRFLELDDGHQLEGPAAGALDYRLATFARNDVALPDGSEARKSDDPELMPTTALFGDKRPEAQAQLHRRLAPPLIALAFALLTVPLGRSSPRQQRYGRMMLALLAYMVGTNMMFIGSGWIANGQIPSALGLWWLTLPLLALAIWMYARDGRMARPKGARA is encoded by the coding sequence ATGTTGAAGCTCGACCGCTATCTATTGGGCGATTTCGTCCAGAGTTTCCTGGCTACCCTGATCGTCCTGCTGGTGGTCAGCGTGGGCGGCGTGCTGGTGGACATCCTCGGCAACATCGCCGACGGGCGGCTGCCGGCCAAGCTGCTGTTCTCGCAGCTGGGCCTGCAGTTCATCGTCTACATGCCGCTGATCCTGCCGCTGGCACTGATGCTGGGCCTGCTGCTGGCCATCGCCCGCCTCTACCGCGACTCGGAAATGGCGGTCATCACCGCCATCGGTGTCGGCCCCAAACGCCTGCTCAAGCCCCTGCTGCTGCTGGTGCTGCCGGTGATTGCGGTGGTCGGCGCCTGTTCGCTGTGGCTGGGGCCCTGGGCCCAGCGCACCGCCGAACAGATGATCCAGGACGCCAACCGCAGCGTGCTGATGGCCGGCCTGGAGCCGGGCCGGTTCACTCCGCTGCCCAATGGTGGCGTGGTCTATGTCGCCTCCATCTCCCCCGATGGCAGCCAGCTGGGCCGGGTGTTCCTGCAGCGGCAGAAGGAGGATCGCCTTGAAGTGGTGTCCGCCGCCAGCGGTCGCATGTACTTCGAAGGCGCCCGCCAGCGCTTCCTGGAACTGGATGATGGCCACCAGTTGGAAGGGCCGGCGGCTGGTGCGCTGGATTACCGTCTGGCGACTTTCGCCCGCAACGACGTGGCGCTGCCCGACGGCAGCGAGGCCCGCAAGAGTGATGATCCCGAACTGATGCCGACCACCGCGCTGTTCGGCGACAAGCGTCCCGAGGCGCAGGCACAGCTGCACCGCCGCCTGGCCCCGCCGCTGATCGCGCTGGCCTTCGCCCTGCTGACCGTGCCGCTGGGCCGCAGTTCGCCGCGCCAGCAGCGCTACGGCCGGATGATGCTGGCCCTGCTGGCCTACATGGTCGGCACCAACATGATGTTCATCGGCAGCGGCTGGATTGCCAACGGCCAGATTCCGTCGGCGCTTGGCCTGTGGTGGCTGACCCTGCCGCTGCTGGCACTGGCGATCTGGATGTACGCGCGTGATGGCCGCATGGCCCGCCCGAAGGGAGCCCGCGCATGA
- the lptG gene encoding LPS export ABC transporter permease LptG, whose amino-acid sequence MMLRPMRFDLYLGRAVLGTVLLTWAVLVGLDVLMAFSGEFKDIGKNGYSLGHAAAWVLYTVPRRAYTMFPTAAVIGALMGLGQLAATSELTALRALGLSRKRLSVSVAIALSLLTGLMVISAETLGPWGQNRADSLKMSAKWGTDMAVARYSGLWAREGDTFLNAQTGEEQLVGEKGTRLILRDVRLYRINEDGRVGTLTHAATAEHDKDGWVLTGVRRDTFGERSATRQEVAREPWNSKLDAGALATGIAKPRNLSVSELSTSIAYRERNGLDARDYEDVYWSRWFYPLNVLALCLAAVPFAFGSLRSGGMGKRLFLGILFALAFWLLQLFFGRMAGALKFDYRIAYALPPIVMLAVSGLLFRRKSG is encoded by the coding sequence ATGATGCTGCGACCGATGCGTTTCGACCTGTACCTGGGCCGGGCAGTGCTGGGTACCGTGCTGCTGACCTGGGCGGTGCTGGTCGGCCTGGACGTGCTGATGGCCTTCTCCGGCGAGTTCAAGGACATCGGCAAGAACGGCTATTCGCTGGGCCATGCGGCAGCCTGGGTGCTGTACACCGTGCCGCGCCGGGCCTACACGATGTTCCCGACCGCAGCGGTGATCGGCGCGCTGATGGGCCTGGGCCAGCTGGCCGCGACCTCGGAGCTGACCGCGCTGCGCGCGCTGGGCCTGTCGCGCAAGCGCCTGAGCGTGTCGGTGGCGATCGCGCTGTCGCTGCTGACCGGGCTGATGGTGATCAGTGCCGAGACCCTGGGGCCCTGGGGCCAGAACCGCGCCGATTCGCTGAAGATGAGTGCCAAGTGGGGCACCGACATGGCGGTGGCGCGTTACTCCGGCCTGTGGGCGCGCGAGGGTGACACCTTCCTCAACGCACAGACGGGCGAAGAACAGCTGGTGGGCGAAAAGGGCACCCGGCTGATCCTGCGTGACGTGCGCCTCTACAGGATCAACGAGGACGGGCGGGTCGGCACGCTGACCCATGCCGCCACCGCCGAGCATGACAAGGACGGCTGGGTGCTGACCGGCGTGCGCCGCGACACCTTCGGCGAGCGCTCGGCAACGCGCCAGGAAGTGGCCCGTGAGCCGTGGAATTCCAAGCTGGACGCCGGAGCCCTGGCCACCGGCATCGCCAAGCCGCGCAACCTCAGCGTGTCCGAGCTGAGCACCAGCATCGCCTACCGCGAGCGCAACGGCCTGGATGCACGCGACTATGAGGATGTGTACTGGAGCCGCTGGTTCTATCCGTTGAATGTGCTGGCGCTGTGCCTGGCGGCGGTGCCGTTCGCGTTCGGTTCGCTGCGCAGTGGCGGCATGGGCAAGCGCCTGTTCCTGGGCATCCTGTTCGCGCTGGCGTTCTGGCTGCTGCAGCTGTTCTTCGGTCGCATGGCCGGCGCGCTGAAGTTCGACTACCGCATTGCCTACGCGCTGCCGCCGATCGTGATGCTGGCGGTGTCCGGATTGTTGTTCCGGCGCAAATCGGGCTGA
- a CDS encoding RDD family protein, with the protein MSSPATDAAHVAADTPRPRALLLWRLLAMIYDALPVLALWMLAGTVFTLAYTFSGHAQRDNIAPFSAWQWLLWAVCWGLTGWYATASWRRGGQTLGMRPWRLKLESRDGTPLRRGQLWLRFAVGTLSLLLGGVGFWWALVDRQRLTWHDRASATRLRRMPKR; encoded by the coding sequence ATGTCGAGCCCCGCCACCGATGCGGCCCACGTCGCCGCTGATACGCCCCGCCCGCGCGCGCTGCTGCTGTGGCGCCTGCTGGCGATGATCTATGACGCGTTGCCGGTGCTGGCCTTGTGGATGCTGGCCGGCACCGTGTTCACCCTGGCCTATACCTTCAGCGGCCATGCGCAGCGCGACAACATCGCGCCTTTCAGCGCTTGGCAATGGCTGCTGTGGGCAGTGTGCTGGGGCTTGACCGGGTGGTATGCCACCGCCAGCTGGCGGCGCGGCGGGCAGACACTGGGCATGCGCCCGTGGCGCTTGAAGCTGGAATCACGCGATGGCACGCCGTTGCGACGCGGCCAGCTGTGGCTGCGGTTTGCGGTGGGCACGCTGTCGTTGCTGCTGGGCGGAGTGGGCTTCTGGTGGGCGCTGGTGGATCGCCAGCGGCTGACCTGGCACGACCGCGCGAGCGCCACGCGGCTGCGGCGGATGCCGAAGCGCTGA
- the xerD gene encoding site-specific tyrosine recombinase XerD has translation MAATSTPAERRQLVQQLPELRGEDSQRILRFLDAIWAEHGLARATLDSYRRDLEGLARWCDGRDGGLAGVERAGLFDYLAWRTRHNWSPRSNARLLSALRAFFADAVRRGERSEDPSALLDPPKLPRLLPKALAESQIDALLAAPDIDSPLGLRDRAMLELMYAAGLRVSELVLLPATAVNLRQGVLRVTGKGSKERLVPLGEESQYWLERYLQQSRPQLVGKGKVQALADGQTPLFIEPALHGLTRQAFWHLVKRYAAVAGIDPARISPHGLRHSFATHLLNRGADLRALQMLLGHSSLSTTQIYTLVAREHLQKLHARHHPRG, from the coding sequence ATGGCCGCCACTTCCACTCCCGCCGAACGTCGTCAGCTGGTCCAGCAACTGCCCGAGCTGCGCGGCGAGGACAGCCAGCGCATCCTGCGTTTCCTCGACGCGATCTGGGCCGAGCACGGCCTGGCCCGTGCCACGCTGGACAGCTACCGCCGCGACCTCGAAGGCCTGGCGCGCTGGTGTGATGGACGCGACGGGGGGCTGGCCGGTGTTGAACGTGCCGGCCTGTTCGATTACCTGGCATGGCGCACCCGTCACAACTGGTCGCCGCGCAGCAACGCGCGCTTGCTGTCGGCGCTGCGCGCGTTCTTTGCCGACGCTGTGCGGCGTGGCGAACGCAGTGAAGATCCCAGTGCACTGCTCGATCCGCCGAAGCTGCCACGGCTGCTGCCCAAGGCGCTGGCCGAGAGCCAGATCGATGCGCTGCTGGCGGCGCCGGATATCGACAGTCCGCTCGGCCTGCGCGACCGCGCCATGCTGGAACTGATGTATGCCGCCGGGCTGCGCGTGAGCGAGCTGGTGCTGCTGCCTGCCACGGCGGTGAACCTGCGCCAGGGGGTGCTGCGGGTGACCGGCAAGGGCAGCAAGGAGCGCCTGGTGCCGCTGGGCGAGGAGTCGCAGTACTGGCTGGAACGTTACCTGCAGCAGTCGCGACCGCAACTGGTGGGCAAGGGCAAGGTGCAGGCGCTGGCCGACGGGCAGACGCCCTTGTTCATCGAACCGGCCCTGCATGGCTTGACCCGCCAGGCGTTCTGGCACCTCGTCAAGCGTTATGCGGCGGTGGCCGGCATCGACCCAGCGCGGATCAGTCCGCATGGCCTGCGGCACAGTTTCGCCACCCACCTGCTGAACCGTGGCGCCGATCTGCGCGCGCTGCAGATGCTGTTGGGCCACAGCTCACTGTCCACTACCCAGATCTACACGCTGGTCGCACGCGAACACCTGCAGAAACTGCACGCCCGCCATCATCCACGCGGCTGA
- a CDS encoding thioredoxin fold domain-containing protein yields MLRFAIAAVFGALSLSACAQPAPPAAKAPAAAAAKAGPAATANAPAEQAVRKALTELNPGFQVDYIGAAPFPGFREVVVSGQLLYVSDDGRYLFQSQPYDTRAKSPANSEGLLGYRRDLLAKANHGDRIVFAAPNAKYTISVFTDIECGYCRKLHQDIAELNRNGITVEYLAFPRMGLGSKDYTDMISVWCAADRRQALTNAKRGGTVAAKNCTNPVAMQYALGQQLGVNGTPAIFAPDGTQLGGYLPPAQLRAALEKLSAKR; encoded by the coding sequence ATGCTCCGATTCGCCATCGCCGCCGTGTTCGGCGCGCTCAGCCTGAGTGCCTGCGCCCAGCCCGCCCCGCCCGCCGCAAAGGCGCCCGCCGCAGCGGCAGCCAAGGCCGGTCCTGCCGCCACCGCCAATGCTCCGGCCGAGCAGGCCGTGCGCAAGGCACTGACCGAGCTCAACCCCGGCTTCCAGGTGGATTACATCGGCGCCGCGCCCTTCCCTGGCTTCCGTGAAGTGGTGGTCTCCGGCCAGCTGCTGTACGTCTCCGACGACGGCCGCTACCTGTTCCAGTCGCAGCCCTACGACACCCGCGCCAAGAGCCCGGCCAACAGCGAAGGCCTGCTGGGCTACCGTCGCGACCTGCTGGCCAAGGCCAATCATGGTGACCGCATCGTGTTCGCCGCGCCGAACGCGAAATACACCATCAGCGTGTTCACCGATATCGAATGCGGCTACTGCCGCAAGCTGCACCAGGACATCGCCGAGCTCAACCGCAACGGCATCACCGTTGAATACCTGGCGTTCCCGCGCATGGGGCTGGGCAGCAAGGATTACACCGACATGATCTCGGTCTGGTGCGCGGCCGATCGTCGCCAGGCCCTGACCAATGCCAAGCGTGGTGGCACGGTGGCCGCGAAGAACTGCACCAACCCGGTGGCCATGCAGTACGCCCTGGGCCAGCAGCTGGGGGTGAACGGTACGCCGGCCATCTTCGCGCCGGATGGCACCCAGCTCGGCGGCTACCTGCCGCCGGCGCAGCTGCGTGCCGCGCTGGAGAAGCTGTCGGCCAAGCGCTGA